Proteins encoded within one genomic window of Corvus hawaiiensis isolate bCorHaw1 chromosome 9, bCorHaw1.pri.cur, whole genome shotgun sequence:
- the GPR88 gene encoding probable G-protein coupled receptor 88 yields MPNASSWSASSPLLLLWEDSSGTRIFLSLLYAVLAISGTLSNVMVIYLVFSFKKLQTTSNAFIVNGCAADLSVCALWMPQEAVLGLLPPNSSSLRSAEYRLLRGGLLGLGLTVSLASHLLVAFNRYVLITKLPSVYQALYQRRHTGCMIGLSWALALLPVPLLPGLWTLGSAQSDGSSRYTALLLALAVLGQTALLLHCYLGIVRRVRGSAKRVSVLNFHLLHQLPFPAAPPPPRRAQRRLSSVSVLLLCCVFLLGTQPLVWVSLLGFFLRPAPPALQAASWLLLCSLSALNPLLYTWRSEEFRRAARSVLPRGEGPAAAPRPAAAAAGPAAAPPCPQLPRRRGTGSSASAAAAPL; encoded by the coding sequence ATGCCCAACGCCTCTTCCTGGAGTGCTAGCTcgcctctgctgctgctctgggaggacTCCTCCGGGACCCGCATCTTTCTGTCGCTGCTCTACGCAGTCTTAGCTATCTCAGGGACTTTATCCAATGTGATGGTCATCTATTTAGTCTTTTCCTTCAAGAAGCTGCAGACAACCAGCAATGCCTTCATCGTGAACGGCTGTGCGGCAGACCTGAGCGTGTGCGCCCTGTGGATGCCCCAGGAGgccgtgctggggctgctgcccccCAATTCCTCCTCCCTTCGCTCGGCGGAGTACCGGCTGCTCCGAGGGGGGCTCCTGGGCCTCGGCCTCACCGTCTCCCTGGCCTCGCACCTGCTGGTGGCTTTCAACAGGTACGTGCTCATCACCAAGCTGCCCAGCGTGTACCAGGCCCTCTACCAGCGGAGGCACACGGGCTGCATGATCGGGCTCTCCTGGGCCCTCGCCCTGCTCCCGGTCCCGCTGCTGCCCGGGCTCTGGACCCTGGGCTCTGCCCAGTCGGACGGCAGCTCTCGCTACACCGCCCTGCTCCTCGCCCTGGCCGTGCTGGGCCAGACTGCGCTGCTGCTCCACTGCTACCTCGGCATCGTGCGGCGGGTGCGGGGCAGCGCCAAGCGGGTCAGCGTCCTCAACTTCCACCTGCTGCACCAGCTGCCCttccccgccgcgccgccgccgcctcgccgcGCCCAGCGCCGCCTCAGCAGCGTCTCcgtcctgctgctctgctgcgtGTTCCTGCTGGGCACCCAGCCCCTGGTCTGGGTGAGCCTCCTGGGCTTCTTCCTGCGCCCGGCGCCGCCAGCGCTGCAGGCCgccagctggctgctgctctgctcgcTCTCGGCCCTCAACCCGCTGCTCTACACGTGGCGCAGCGAGGAGTTCCGCCGCGCGGCCCGCTCCGTCCTGCCCCGCGGCGAGGGCCCGgccgccgctccgcgccccgccgccgccgccgcgggccccgccgccgccccgccctgCCCGCAGCTGCCGCGGCGCCGGGGCACGGGGAGCAGCGCCAGCGCCGCGGCCGCGCCGCTCTGa